One Mugil cephalus isolate CIBA_MC_2020 chromosome 8, CIBA_Mcephalus_1.1, whole genome shotgun sequence genomic window carries:
- the LOC125012814 gene encoding surfeit locus protein 4-like, with the protein MTRGDLVNRAEDVADQFLRGTRRYLPHVGRLCLVSTFLEDGARMWFQWAEQSDYIDSTWSCGLFLANVFVLINLLGQLGGCVLILSRNYVHPSCFALFAVIALQTVAYSILWDVKFLMRNLSLGGGLLLLLAESREETRSVFAGVPSLGHQSSPKNLLQLGGRVLLVLMFLTLLHFDLSLFTFLQNVVGTGLMVLVVLGFKTKLAALTLVLWLLCLNFTVNAFWSVASYKPMHDFLKYDFFQTTSVIGGLLLVVALGPGGVSMDEKKKEW; encoded by the exons ATGACCCGCGGAGACCTGGTGAACCGGGCGGAGGACGTAGCGGACCAG TTCCTGAGGGGGACCAGGCGGTACCTCCCCCATGTGGGCCGGCTCTGCCTGGTGAGCACCTTCCTGGAGGACGGCGCCAGGATGTGGTTCCAGTGGGCGGAGCAAAGCGACTACATCGACTCCACCTGGAGCTGTGGACTCTTCCTCGCCAACGTCTTCGTCCTCATCAACCTGCTGGGGCAGCTGG gtggcTGTGTGTTGATCCTCTCCAGGAACTACGTCCATCCGTCCTGCTTCGCTCTGTTCGCTGTCATCGCTCTGCAG ACCGTGGCCTACAGCATCCTGTGGGACGTCAAGTTCTTAATGAG GAACCTGTCTCTGGGTGGaggcctcctcctgctcctggcCGAGTCCAGAGAGGAGACGCGGAGCGTATTCGCAGGAGTTCCTTCTCTGGGCCACCAGAGTTCCCCCAAGAACCTCCTCCAGCTGGGGGGGCGGGTCCTCCTGGTCCTGATGTTCCTGACGCTGCTGCACTTTGACCTCAGCCTGTTCACA TTCCTCCAGAACGTGGTGGGGACGGGCCTCATGGTCCTGGTGGTTCTGGGCTTTAAGACGAAGCTGGCGGCGCTGACGCTGGTGCTCTGGCTGCTCTGCCTCAACTTCACCGTCAACGCCTTCTGGAGCGTCGCCTCCTACAAACCCATGCACGACTTCCTCAAGTACGACTTCTTCCAGACCACGTCGGTGATCGGGGGCCTGCTCCTGGTGGTGGCCCTGGGCCCGGGGGGCGTCTCCAtggacgagaagaagaaggagtggtga